In Ferroplasma sp., a single window of DNA contains:
- the radA gene encoding DNA repair and recombination protein RadA, translated as MAKEKKIDDIEDLTEKKNLTIEDLPGVGEATADKLRENGYDDIMQIAVASPKDLADISGIAEGAAVKIIAAARKYADVGNFETGEEILQRRKEVLKLSTGAQGLDNLIGGGLETQSITEFFGEFGSGKTQIMLQLAVNATIPKEQGGLDSDVLIIDTENTFRPERVIQMARARNLDPDETLKRIHVARAYNAHHQILLAEKAAEIAKEFPIKLLIVDSLTSHFRSEYVGRGSLAERQQLLNKHMHDLLKFGTIYNAVIAVTNQVSANPAVFFGDPMTPIGGNIVGHTATFRIYLRKAKAGKRIARLIDSPYLPEGEAVITLTEDGIIDGT; from the coding sequence ATGGCAAAAGAAAAAAAGATTGATGACATAGAAGATTTAACTGAAAAAAAGAACCTTACCATAGAAGATCTGCCCGGTGTTGGAGAGGCAACGGCTGACAAGCTGCGTGAAAATGGATATGATGATATTATGCAGATCGCAGTGGCATCCCCGAAGGACCTCGCTGATATCAGCGGAATTGCTGAGGGGGCAGCGGTTAAGATCATTGCAGCCGCCAGAAAATACGCAGACGTTGGTAATTTTGAAACCGGTGAGGAAATTTTACAGAGAAGAAAGGAAGTTTTAAAACTATCTACAGGTGCACAGGGGCTGGACAACCTTATAGGCGGAGGCCTCGAAACACAGTCTATTACAGAATTCTTCGGTGAATTCGGTTCTGGCAAGACCCAGATAATGTTGCAGCTTGCTGTCAACGCAACAATACCCAAAGAACAGGGGGGTCTGGATTCCGATGTCCTTATAATAGACACAGAAAATACTTTCAGGCCTGAAAGGGTTATTCAGATGGCAAGGGCAAGGAACCTTGACCCTGACGAAACGCTCAAAAGAATTCATGTTGCGAGGGCCTACAATGCACACCATCAGATACTCCTTGCAGAGAAGGCTGCAGAAATCGCAAAGGAATTTCCAATTAAACTACTTATAGTGGACTCCCTTACATCGCATTTCCGTTCTGAATATGTGGGCAGGGGATCGCTAGCTGAAAGGCAGCAGCTACTGAATAAGCATATGCATGACCTGCTGAAATTCGGGACAATATATAATGCCGTGATAGCAGTTACAAATCAGGTATCGGCAAATCCAGCAGTATTCTTCGGAGATCCCATGACACCTATAGGCGGAAACATAGTCGGGCATACAGCAACCTTCAGGATATATCTAAGAAAAGCCAAGGCAGGTAAAAGAATTGCAAGGCTTATAGATTCTCCATATCTGCCTGAGGGTGAGGCAGTTATTACACTGACAGAGGATGGTATCATAGATGGTACCTAA
- the smc gene encoding chromosome segregation protein SMC translates to MIVDSIEMENFKSYGNKQIIKVNQGFTVIIGPNGSGKSNIGDSMLFVLGIRSNKTVRVDKLEDFIHKSDPPKKHCYVTLNVIADDGTRYAIKREITYSGGEYKSNYYINDRRSTRNDVLKLIDSFHIYLDAYSFVLQGDINNMVKMTGAERRKLFESIAGIESYKERIENAQHDIDGLNENLNSMDAILGEIKNMLSILGVDRENAIRYNTINKELNELKLYLKVKDRERLTQELSMYNGNISQNNADIRNLELENNALQQRKEEIANRIEEIQTQLDAIGGTEIVKIRQTIENLTIKITENRTKTGTLKETVANSESRIRTSRDAYTFNQEQLEKKIREKKNYESYLRGAENSIKKINDELNRFRQENYENSRMAREINDKIGNIDKEIQSNNSLLINDNDISSIEKEISSLSRELTLQEEKIKDETVKIKDFKWKIDNLKGNIDGYNREINSVNSEFMTIRNKLNDLVTAKNNNDMEIRIKEKELRGLNYRSSVSPAMKEINNLMEDDDRIYGSISKLIEYDEKYTNAISVAAGGRLNSIVVEDDRVAQDCIEDLKEKRLGRLTFIPLNKISTGSDRQRALDLVGSGEAIDFVRNLVDYDSKFEKAIKYAFGDTVLMDSMEHARKHMTGARIVTLDGDVFEPSGAMTGGSIKNDELLANRILKTISDLEGSNEMLKSEISIVEKKNSEISTKLAELTRKRDISNSNIASYQAQMQDSENAVKSSEERVKDINVKIAEAEERKKNFEFRKNEIKLKVFELEKEKEKLFKKLKELAPENVEIEKQMENELSEVQKNRENYSNNLAQIETEIGHFKEKSRELAEKIEGLENEISDNKKLIEKYNQELESMQVELMENKQRQSEIESRSGDLYKEKSKLSTEQEDIFNGIRKNDDMISNKKTIIASLNAKIENISFQLDTIKYEIENSSVDFIDFKLSINEVNKKISENTRKIEELGAVNMKAIEQYDNEMQRYNSTESKYKTLLNEKNDLIELQNQIIEDEKKKFLELLDTINEQFKKIYARLSEGGEANLEITSREDPLNAEVYIKVKPSGKQMIKIDALSGGEKSVAVLALILAFQIKNPSPLYYLDEVDMFLDGHNAEHVGELFRENSRSSQVVMVSLKGAVSKFADNIIGVTTDGRGNTKIVQKRVGEDLGKGRDT, encoded by the coding sequence ATGATTGTTGACTCTATAGAAATGGAAAACTTCAAATCGTATGGGAATAAACAAATTATTAAGGTAAATCAGGGTTTTACAGTAATTATAGGGCCAAATGGATCAGGAAAGAGCAACATTGGGGACAGCATGCTATTTGTTCTCGGAATCAGGTCAAATAAGACCGTAAGGGTGGATAAACTTGAGGATTTTATACATAAAAGTGATCCACCAAAGAAGCATTGTTATGTTACATTAAATGTTATTGCTGATGATGGCACCAGATATGCCATAAAGAGAGAGATTACCTATTCCGGTGGAGAATATAAGTCTAATTATTATATAAATGACAGAAGGTCCACAAGAAATGACGTTCTTAAACTTATAGATAGCTTCCATATATATCTTGATGCCTACAGCTTTGTGCTCCAGGGGGATATAAATAATATGGTTAAGATGACCGGTGCTGAGAGGCGGAAACTTTTTGAATCAATAGCCGGAATTGAAAGTTATAAAGAACGTATTGAAAATGCCCAGCACGATATTGATGGATTGAATGAGAATTTAAACAGTATGGATGCGATCCTTGGAGAAATAAAAAATATGCTTAGTATTCTTGGTGTCGACCGGGAAAATGCTATCCGGTACAACACTATCAATAAGGAATTAAACGAACTTAAGCTGTATTTAAAAGTCAAGGACCGGGAGAGATTGACCCAGGAACTTTCCATGTATAATGGGAATATTTCCCAGAATAACGCAGATATTCGCAATCTGGAACTGGAAAATAATGCCCTCCAGCAGAGAAAGGAGGAAATTGCAAATAGGATAGAAGAAATACAGACACAGCTGGACGCCATTGGGGGAACAGAGATAGTTAAAATCCGGCAGACCATAGAGAATCTGACAATAAAGATTACTGAGAACAGGACAAAAACTGGAACGTTGAAGGAAACCGTTGCCAATTCTGAATCAAGAATCAGAACATCAAGAGATGCGTATACATTTAATCAGGAACAGCTTGAGAAGAAGATCAGGGAAAAGAAAAATTATGAATCCTATCTCAGAGGTGCAGAAAACAGCATAAAAAAGATAAATGATGAATTAAACAGATTCCGGCAGGAAAATTATGAAAACTCCAGAATGGCAAGGGAGATCAATGATAAAATAGGAAACATAGACAAAGAAATTCAATCAAACAATAGCCTGCTTATAAATGATAATGATATCAGCTCAATAGAGAAGGAGATATCGTCCCTTTCAAGAGAACTCACACTCCAAGAAGAAAAAATAAAGGATGAAACAGTAAAAATAAAGGATTTTAAATGGAAAATAGATAATTTGAAAGGCAATATAGATGGTTATAACAGGGAGATTAATTCTGTTAATTCTGAATTCATGACCATCAGAAACAAATTAAATGACCTTGTTACGGCGAAGAATAATAATGATATGGAGATCAGGATCAAGGAAAAAGAGTTACGTGGTCTCAATTACAGAAGCAGTGTATCCCCTGCCATGAAGGAGATAAATAATCTTATGGAGGATGATGACAGGATATACGGATCAATCTCAAAACTTATTGAATATGATGAAAAATACACAAATGCAATAAGTGTTGCTGCCGGAGGCCGGCTTAATTCTATAGTAGTTGAGGATGACCGTGTAGCGCAGGACTGCATCGAAGATTTAAAGGAAAAAAGGCTGGGGCGGTTAACATTCATACCATTGAATAAAATATCAACCGGATCTGACAGGCAACGTGCATTGGACCTTGTTGGATCTGGCGAGGCCATAGACTTTGTAAGGAATCTTGTGGATTATGACTCCAAATTTGAAAAAGCCATAAAATATGCCTTCGGTGACACTGTGCTTATGGATTCCATGGAACATGCCAGAAAACACATGACAGGTGCCCGTATTGTAACCCTTGACGGTGATGTGTTTGAGCCATCCGGTGCAATGACAGGCGGATCAATAAAAAACGATGAACTCCTTGCAAACAGGATTTTAAAAACCATCTCTGATCTGGAGGGAAGCAATGAAATGTTGAAAAGTGAGATAAGCATTGTGGAGAAAAAAAACAGTGAAATTTCAACAAAACTTGCAGAACTAACTAGAAAGAGGGATATCTCAAATAGCAACATAGCCAGTTATCAGGCACAGATGCAGGATTCTGAAAATGCAGTAAAGTCCTCAGAAGAAAGGGTAAAGGACATTAATGTTAAAATCGCTGAAGCTGAGGAGAGGAAGAAGAATTTTGAGTTCAGGAAAAATGAAATCAAACTAAAGGTGTTTGAACTTGAAAAGGAGAAGGAAAAATTATTTAAAAAATTAAAGGAACTTGCTCCCGAAAACGTTGAAATTGAGAAACAGATGGAAAATGAGCTGAGCGAGGTACAGAAAAACAGGGAGAATTATTCAAATAATCTCGCCCAGATAGAAACCGAGATAGGGCATTTTAAAGAGAAAAGCAGGGAACTTGCAGAAAAGATAGAAGGGCTTGAAAATGAAATTTCTGATAATAAAAAATTAATTGAAAAATATAATCAGGAACTTGAGTCCATGCAGGTAGAACTCATGGAAAATAAACAGAGGCAGAGTGAAATAGAATCCAGGTCGGGAGATCTTTATAAAGAAAAATCAAAACTTTCCACAGAACAGGAAGATATATTTAATGGAATAAGAAAAAATGATGACATGATAAGCAATAAAAAAACCATCATAGCCTCACTTAATGCAAAGATAGAGAATATATCATTCCAGCTTGATACTATCAAGTATGAAATAGAAAACAGTAGTGTAGACTTCATAGATTTTAAACTCAGCATAAACGAAGTAAATAAGAAAATTTCTGAAAACACAAGAAAAATTGAGGAACTGGGAGCAGTGAATATGAAGGCAATTGAGCAGTATGATAATGAAATGCAGCGTTACAACAGTACTGAATCTAAATATAAAACTTTATTGAATGAAAAAAATGACCTCATAGAACTGCAGAATCAGATAATTGAGGACGAAAAGAAAAAATTCCTGGAACTCCTAGATACAATTAATGAACAGTTCAAAAAGATATATGCGAGGCTATCCGAGGGAGGAGAGGCAAACCTTGAAATCACAAGCAGGGAAGATCCTTTAAATGCGGAAGTTTATATAAAGGTAAAACCCAGCGGGAAGCAGATGATAAAGATAGATGCACTTAGTGGTGGGGAGAAGAGCGTTGCGGTTCTTGCGCTTATACTGGCATTCCAGATTAAAAACCCATCACCGTTATATTACCTTGATGAGGTGGATATGTTTCTGGACGGCCATAACGCCGAGCATGTAGGGGAACTATTCAGGGAAAACTCAAGAAGCTCACAGGTTGTAATGGTATCCCTGAAAGGTGCTGTGTCAAAATTTGCTGACAATATAATAGGAGTAACCACAGACGGGCGTGGAAATACTAAGATCGTTCAAAAAAGGGTGGGTGAAGACCTTGGAAAGGGAAGAGATACTTAA
- a CDS encoding type II glyceraldehyde-3-phosphate dehydrogenase, translating into MIGVAINGYGTIGRRVAYGVSVQDDMYVTGIVKNSPDYVTKQASRYYNIYVPDSDKKKEFEESDVKVKGTLKDLLAESDIVIDGTPEGNGEKNLKLYKEYGIKAILEGGERSEAVESSFNAYSNYSESMGKNYVRVVSCNTTALARTLTPLHEAFRIESASSTILRRATDPNDNKKGPINAIEPSMSYPSHHAGDLKTVMKDINIETTAVKVPTTLMHVHVINLELASQPGIQEVINALSQKRRIIVLNGGEKINSTAQVMDYARELSRNRSDLYEIAIWRDSINIYKNRLHYIQAVHQESDVIPENIDAIRAMFGMEQNLSVNKTDASLDIKGVEY; encoded by the coding sequence ATGATAGGCGTTGCTATAAATGGTTACGGCACAATAGGCAGGAGGGTTGCATATGGCGTTTCCGTTCAGGATGATATGTATGTCACAGGAATAGTAAAAAATTCTCCAGATTATGTTACAAAGCAGGCATCCAGATACTATAATATATATGTACCTGACAGTGATAAAAAAAAGGAATTTGAGGAAAGTGATGTTAAAGTAAAGGGAACACTTAAAGATCTTCTGGCTGAATCTGATATTGTTATTGATGGAACACCTGAGGGAAACGGGGAAAAGAATTTAAAACTATATAAGGAGTATGGAATAAAGGCAATTCTCGAGGGTGGTGAAAGGAGTGAGGCGGTGGAATCCAGTTTTAATGCCTATTCAAATTATTCAGAGTCCATGGGAAAAAATTACGTTAGGGTTGTATCGTGCAATACAACGGCACTTGCAAGAACCCTCACACCATTACATGAGGCCTTCAGGATTGAAAGTGCCAGTTCAACAATACTTAGAAGGGCAACAGATCCCAATGATAATAAAAAAGGGCCAATAAATGCCATAGAGCCGTCCATGTCCTATCCCTCACATCATGCAGGAGATTTAAAAACGGTAATGAAGGACATAAATATAGAAACCACTGCTGTCAAGGTTCCTACAACCCTAATGCATGTACATGTAATAAATCTTGAACTTGCTTCCCAGCCCGGCATACAGGAGGTTATAAACGCCCTATCCCAGAAGAGGAGAATAATAGTGCTGAACGGTGGTGAGAAGATAAATTCAACCGCACAGGTTATGGATTACGCAAGAGAACTTTCAAGAAATAGATCTGACCTGTATGAAATTGCAATCTGGAGGGATAGCATAAATATTTATAAGAACAGACTGCATTATATACAGGCAGTTCACCAGGAAAGCGATGTTATACCTGAAAATATAGATGCTATAAGGGCAATGTTCGGCATGGAACAGAACCTGTCGGTGAATAAAACAGATGCCTCACTTGATATAAAAGGAGTTGAATATTAA
- a CDS encoding DNA polymerase IV (Dpo4; involved in translesion DNA polymerization; belongs to Y family of polymerases; does not contain proofreading function) produces MPFIIFVDFDYFYAQVEEIMNPSIRDKPVVVCVYSGRTENSGAVATSNYIARSLGIKSGMPLPQALKVGKDKAIFLPIRRDFYKEFSDRVMKTISSYSDKMEIASIDEAYIDVTEECDNFSEAVALAGEIKEKIFKTHGMKASVGVSVNKVIAKVLGDMAKPDGLKYIDPEHVEGFLDTLEINKIPGIGSVLSSRLNDAGVHYIRDILRADPSGMTEILGNAKYNYLLDIAENRYSKPVEERVRKNFGRYMTLQENTRNPDIILPVIRKAVDFAYEKAPGTPGEISVIGIMEDLDIVSRSYSSGRITKENAYTIANTLLNKILVEDDRNFRRVGIRLGRITNNESLDDFFGV; encoded by the coding sequence ATGCCTTTCATAATATTTGTGGACTTTGATTATTTCTATGCGCAGGTGGAGGAAATAATGAACCCTTCCATAAGGGATAAACCTGTAGTAGTTTGTGTGTACTCCGGCAGAACTGAGAACAGTGGTGCCGTTGCAACTTCTAACTACATAGCAAGGTCCCTGGGCATAAAATCCGGGATGCCACTCCCTCAGGCCCTGAAGGTGGGCAAGGACAAAGCCATATTTCTGCCTATAAGGCGTGATTTTTATAAGGAATTTTCAGATAGGGTAATGAAAACCATATCATCCTATTCGGATAAAATGGAAATTGCAAGCATTGATGAAGCATATATAGACGTAACCGAGGAGTGCGATAATTTTAGTGAGGCTGTAGCCCTTGCCGGCGAAATTAAGGAAAAAATATTTAAAACCCATGGTATGAAGGCATCTGTAGGGGTATCAGTAAATAAGGTCATAGCAAAAGTTCTGGGCGATATGGCCAAACCTGACGGATTAAAATACATTGACCCAGAACATGTAGAGGGGTTCCTTGACACACTTGAAATTAACAAAATTCCCGGGATCGGTTCTGTCCTGTCATCCAGATTGAATGATGCGGGTGTACATTATATACGTGATATATTGAGGGCAGATCCTTCGGGAATGACAGAAATACTTGGAAATGCCAAATATAATTACCTACTTGACATCGCTGAAAACAGATATAGCAAGCCTGTAGAAGAACGGGTTAGAAAAAACTTTGGCAGGTACATGACCCTTCAGGAAAATACCAGAAATCCTGATATAATTTTGCCAGTAATCAGAAAGGCTGTGGATTTTGCATATGAAAAGGCGCCGGGAACGCCTGGGGAGATTTCTGTGATAGGCATTATGGAGGATCTTGATATAGTTTCCAGATCCTATTCATCTGGAAGAATTACAAAAGAAAATGCCTATACAATTGCTAACACTCTTCTAAATAAAATACTGGTAGAAGATGATAGAAATTTCAGGCGTGTTGGCATCAGGCTCGGCAGGATAACAAATAATGAAAGCCTTGATGATTTTTTCGGTGTTTAG
- the coaBC gene encoding bifunctional phosphopantothenoylcysteine decarboxylase/phosphopantothenate--cysteine ligase CoaBC — MNYIESHFENMLSGKKVIIASSASISIYRIPDLIRDIKREGAITFSAMSRSAVSMIGKTIMEWATGNPVVTEITGNIEHISMFDENTVLLVAPASYNTIGKMARGISDSIPSLFFSYALGHGNRIVVVPAMHRDMMENPVNKENIEILKKLGVLVVDPEYDDTKAKIADNDRIIDHLCRAVYGHELEGKKVLIISGRSELPIDQVRVITNRSSGYTGYWMARNAFRLGASLITYVGNSHYSIPSYVTYMEKYNLKEIIIETNTYITIEKYDYILMPIALMDFDTQENKGKLDSGREQNIILTPRPKVRDRIRDMAPGALMVLFNLDSEKSFDKKKFEKSDPDIIVLNSFDKSPFGETNNDYIIVSGDKRDELKNMNKADLSLEIFRRLKNMKRDPGEPGMNSLIL, encoded by the coding sequence ATGAACTACATAGAATCACATTTCGAAAATATGCTTTCAGGCAAAAAGGTTATTATCGCAAGTTCTGCGAGCATTTCAATATATAGAATTCCCGATCTAATCAGAGATATCAAGCGTGAAGGGGCAATAACCTTCTCGGCAATGAGCAGGTCTGCTGTTTCAATGATAGGAAAAACCATAATGGAATGGGCCACCGGGAATCCCGTTGTTACAGAAATAACTGGAAACATAGAGCACATTTCCATGTTCGATGAAAATACTGTGCTCCTGGTTGCACCTGCGTCATATAACACCATAGGGAAAATGGCAAGGGGCATTTCGGACAGCATACCATCACTATTTTTTTCCTACGCTCTTGGGCATGGAAACAGGATTGTTGTTGTCCCTGCAATGCACAGGGATATGATGGAAAATCCCGTAAATAAGGAGAATATAGAGATTCTCAAAAAACTCGGTGTCCTTGTTGTAGATCCCGAGTACGATGACACCAAGGCAAAAATTGCTGACAATGATCGGATCATAGATCACCTCTGCAGGGCCGTTTACGGCCATGAGCTGGAGGGTAAGAAGGTGCTTATAATATCTGGAAGAAGCGAGCTTCCAATAGATCAGGTGAGGGTGATAACCAACAGATCCTCAGGCTATACAGGCTACTGGATGGCTAGAAATGCCTTCCGGCTTGGGGCCTCTTTAATAACCTATGTGGGCAACTCACATTATAGCATACCATCATATGTAACTTACATGGAGAAATATAACCTGAAAGAAATCATAATAGAAACAAATACATATATAACCATTGAAAAATATGATTATATACTGATGCCAATAGCTTTAATGGATTTTGACACACAGGAAAACAAGGGGAAACTTGACAGCGGAAGGGAGCAGAATATTATATTAACTCCCCGGCCCAAGGTGAGGGATAGAATTAGGGATATGGCCCCAGGAGCCCTTATGGTCCTATTCAATCTTGACAGCGAAAAATCATTTGATAAGAAAAAATTTGAAAAATCTGATCCTGATATTATCGTGCTTAACAGTTTTGATAAATCACCGTTCGGAGAAACAAACAATGACTATATAATTGTCAGCGGTGATAAAAGGGATGAACTTAAAAATATGAATAAGGCTGACCTGTCCCTTGAAATATTCAGAAGATTAAAGAACATGAAAAGAGACCCGGGAGAACCGGGCATGAATTCACTTATACTCTGA
- a CDS encoding DUF309 domain-containing protein, whose protein sequence is MKIRWNSGRYINIYEIETDPTNRDTLMGELRKNDPYVYDLRVESHRIELSYFYHINSKTIKRLGTNFFTSRIDFLQGATSFRFAHYLIRDERYWEAHEVLENQWQASTGIERATYQYIILLCVAGVHMQRGHSTIARNVIERANRLKICDTINNIDIASIKKKKLFDPFIPLNTLL, encoded by the coding sequence ATGAAAATCCGATGGAATTCAGGAAGATATATCAATATATATGAAATTGAAACAGACCCAACAAACAGGGACACTCTTATGGGAGAACTGCGTAAAAACGATCCGTATGTTTATGACCTAAGGGTGGAATCACATAGAATAGAGCTTTCCTATTTTTATCATATTAACAGCAAAACCATTAAAAGATTGGGGACAAATTTTTTTACATCCAGAATTGATTTTTTGCAGGGGGCAACGTCATTCAGGTTCGCCCATTACCTCATTAGGGATGAGCGCTACTGGGAGGCGCACGAGGTACTGGAAAATCAGTGGCAGGCATCAACAGGAATAGAGAGAGCCACATATCAGTACATAATACTTTTATGCGTTGCCGGTGTACATATGCAGCGCGGCCATAGTACAATAGCCAGAAATGTCATAGAAAGGGCAAACAGGTTGAAAATATGCGATACAATTAATAATATAGATATTGCCTCTATAAAGAAGAAAAAATTATTTGATCCGTTTATCCCATTGAATACACTTTTGTAG
- a CDS encoding radical SAM protein — protein sequence MAKVVLTSDRGTFTNYGGVSVMGYVACMPNNVVPKILMDKFFDPPAQYKNGEPMYVPYPLRKLEAALVKNGIEDVKIVPPERLEDEIGDDTKVLGINVHDPYGLSPVTFKLTMLFGGQMSWTARYFQELEKRVIKIKEKRNLKVIVGGPAAWQIGLKRPDYVDTVFNGEAELDFPILVKKALNDDPLPKDITGRMPRVEDIPEIIKPGRFGEVQVTRGCPRGCSFCSITPETYRTIPMDSIKKEIKLYMENGYKDIELITDDIMLYGQKKLGVNHEALVDLFTTTRNMGARYITFPHISAPAVLTSPDTVYEISEIARLKEYGAEAPVVGLETGSTKIMHKYMNAKPFPWKPEDWKDVILKATQIMNEASIFPCYTMTIGYPEENDADLDQSIDMVNSIIENNFTAWIFPLPVIPMTSSRISKNPFPYMEKLPSKYWELLYLSWKYNFKTTRKIIPHMVDRLNPVTRGILNLMTDTVFRNLDKIFLQLSESKGQKSRDFASVNLNTIPGFFKTVYWITRYSVKDRIRTKQERANQGASSGA from the coding sequence ATGGCAAAAGTAGTACTTACCTCGGATAGGGGGACTTTCACGAACTATGGTGGGGTCTCCGTAATGGGTTACGTAGCATGCATGCCAAATAACGTTGTACCAAAAATTTTGATGGATAAATTCTTCGATCCACCTGCACAGTATAAAAACGGTGAACCTATGTATGTGCCATACCCTCTAAGAAAACTTGAGGCCGCACTTGTCAAAAATGGCATTGAAGATGTAAAAATAGTCCCACCTGAAAGGCTTGAGGATGAGATTGGCGATGATACAAAAGTTCTGGGAATCAATGTCCATGATCCATATGGGCTGAGTCCTGTAACATTCAAATTAACCATGCTATTCGGTGGCCAGATGAGCTGGACTGCCAGATATTTCCAGGAACTCGAAAAGAGGGTAATAAAAATCAAGGAAAAGCGCAACCTGAAGGTTATTGTTGGTGGACCTGCTGCCTGGCAGATCGGGCTTAAAAGACCAGATTATGTTGATACTGTTTTCAATGGGGAGGCAGAACTGGATTTTCCAATACTGGTAAAAAAGGCACTTAATGATGATCCCCTTCCTAAAGATATAACAGGCAGAATGCCGAGGGTTGAGGACATTCCTGAGATTATAAAACCAGGCAGATTCGGAGAGGTACAGGTTACCAGGGGATGCCCCAGGGGATGTTCATTCTGCTCTATTACGCCGGAGACATACCGTACAATACCAATGGACAGCATAAAAAAGGAAATAAAACTATACATGGAAAATGGATATAAAGACATAGAATTGATTACGGATGATATCATGCTCTACGGCCAGAAGAAACTGGGAGTAAACCATGAAGCCCTGGTAGATCTCTTTACAACAACACGGAACATGGGGGCAAGATATATCACATTCCCACATATATCTGCACCGGCTGTTCTGACATCGCCCGATACTGTATATGAAATTTCAGAGATCGCAAGACTGAAGGAATATGGTGCCGAGGCACCGGTTGTTGGGCTTGAAACTGGAAGTACGAAAATAATGCATAAATACATGAACGCCAAACCATTTCCATGGAAACCTGAGGACTGGAAGGATGTAATTTTAAAGGCAACTCAAATAATGAATGAGGCCAGCATATTCCCCTGTTACACAATGACAATAGGCTATCCAGAGGAAAACGATGCAGACCTTGATCAGAGCATTGATATGGTCAACTCCATTATAGAGAATAATTTTACTGCGTGGATATTTCCATTACCTGTTATACCCATGACATCCTCTAGGATAAGCAAAAATCCATTCCCCTACATGGAAAAATTGCCATCCAAATACTGGGAACTGCTTTATCTGTCATGGAAATACAATTTCAAGACCACCAGAAAAATTATACCCCACATGGTTGATAGGTTAAATCCTGTTACAAGGGGCATCCTGAATCTAATGACGGATACAGTTTTCAGGAATCTGGATAAGATATTCCTGCAACTATCCGAATCAAAGGGGCAGAAATCAAGGGACTTCGCATCCGTAAACCTGAATACAATTCCAGGATTCTTTAAGACAGTTTACTGGATTACAAGATACAGCGTAAAAGACCGGATAAGAACAAAGCAGGAGAGGGCAAATCAGGGTGCCAGTTCCGGGGCATAA